The following proteins are co-located in the Staphylococcus capitis subsp. capitis genome:
- a CDS encoding DNA mismatch repair protein MutS, with protein MNSYQVYIYLVLGIVLLTIVTSMISSFLNKKHLISKIDNLWKEKKALEEFIRPNSRFNYQFKLRRNNNFNFLVDDKTWSDLNFDALFHQSNFNFTAIGEMRWYATLRNMFHIEHHNLLNLFTNNERFRKEVSYHLALIGKVVYPIFPDQIKPANKNTLFMLCPFLPLLSIIIILINPAIGVFTLFFSVLLNFILSAVLKRNYNQDLKSLFYTAKVLKQSYLLNRLENTPKTNVNFRHFNIVRLLSGFLGKADEQNIGGAFIMFFKKVFMLDYFFFHKIQSTYSKYQEELLTCYDYISTLDNHYSLAMYRQTLDNYCEPTITVEKKEIDFENLVHPLLENAVSNSLKVNNNILLTGSNASGKSTFMKAVASNLILAQTLNTVTADSFIYHPGEVYTSMANKDDVLSGDSYFMAELKSIHRLLNTKSKNAIYCFIDEIFKGTNTVERIAASESVLSYLNTYENYKVIAATHDIELAKYLEGNYKNYHFNESIEENHIYFDYKIKEGKADTRNAIELLRISQFPLNIYQRALYNTKRFS; from the coding sequence ATGAATAGTTATCAAGTATACATATATCTTGTATTAGGAATAGTTCTATTAACTATAGTTACAAGTATGATATCTTCTTTTTTAAACAAAAAACATTTGATTTCTAAAATAGATAATTTATGGAAAGAGAAGAAAGCATTAGAAGAATTTATACGTCCTAATTCGCGATTTAATTATCAATTTAAACTTCGACGAAATAACAATTTTAACTTTCTAGTAGATGATAAAACGTGGTCTGATTTAAACTTTGACGCTCTATTTCACCAAAGTAACTTTAATTTTACGGCTATTGGTGAAATGAGGTGGTATGCTACATTGAGAAATATGTTTCACATTGAACATCATAATCTTTTAAATCTCTTTACGAATAATGAACGATTTAGAAAAGAAGTTTCCTATCACCTTGCTTTAATAGGAAAAGTAGTTTATCCCATTTTTCCTGATCAAATCAAACCTGCTAATAAAAATACGTTATTTATGTTATGTCCATTTTTACCGTTATTGAGTATCATTATTATTCTTATTAATCCAGCTATAGGCGTCTTTACATTGTTTTTCTCTGTATTACTTAATTTTATTTTATCTGCAGTTTTAAAAAGAAATTATAATCAAGATTTAAAATCGCTTTTTTATACTGCTAAAGTGCTTAAGCAAAGTTATCTACTGAATCGTTTGGAAAATACTCCAAAAACAAATGTAAACTTTAGACATTTTAATATAGTTCGATTATTGAGTGGCTTTCTTGGAAAAGCAGATGAACAAAATATAGGTGGCGCCTTTATCATGTTCTTTAAAAAAGTGTTTATGTTAGATTACTTTTTCTTTCATAAAATTCAATCTACATACTCCAAATATCAAGAAGAATTACTGACTTGTTACGACTATATAAGTACTCTAGATAATCACTATTCATTAGCAATGTATAGACAGACATTAGATAATTATTGTGAACCAACTATTACTGTAGAAAAGAAAGAAATAGACTTTGAAAATTTAGTACATCCTTTACTCGAAAATGCAGTATCAAATAGCTTAAAAGTAAATAATAATATATTATTAACTGGATCAAATGCATCTGGTAAATCAACTTTTATGAAAGCAGTAGCAAGTAATCTTATTCTCGCTCAAACATTAAACACTGTTACAGCAGACTCCTTTATTTATCATCCTGGAGAAGTTTATACATCCATGGCTAATAAAGATGACGTTTTATCAGGAGATAGTTATTTTATGGCAGAACTAAAATCTATTCATCGATTGTTAAATACGAAGAGTAAAAACGCAATATATTGTTTTATTGATGAAATTTTCAAAGGTACAAATACCGTTGAGCGTATTGCTGCTTCTGAGTCCGTACTAAGTTATCTAAATACTTATGAAAATTATAAAGTGATAGCAGCTACTCATGATATTGAATTAGCAAAATATTTAGAAGGTAATTATAAAAATTATCACTTCAATGAATCCATAGAAGAAAATCATATTTACTTTGATTATAAGATTAAAGAAGGTAAAGCTGATACCCGTAACGCTATTGAATTGTTACGGATTTCTCAATTTCCTTTAAATATATATCAAAGAGCCCTATATAATACTAAAAGATTTAGTTAA
- a CDS encoding replication initiation factor domain-containing protein, whose product MISSFITGYSNSRLGAQIPVQTYPNLSFDAMTIVGNLNKINAQKLSEFMSTEPQIRLWDILQTKFKAKALQEKVYIEYDKVKADTWDRRNMRVEFNPNKLTHEEMIWLKQNIIDYMEDDGFTRLDLAFDFEDDLSDYYVMSDKALKKTVFYGINGMPETKYFGVRDSDRFIRIYNKKQERKDNADVEVMSKHLWRVEIELKRNMVDYWKDCFNDLHILKPDYTMINKTSERHTVMALLFDESEWGKLNRNTKYKFKKIFKEISPINLTELMKSTLRENEKQLQKQIEFWQTKSKKLF is encoded by the coding sequence TTGATTTCATCGTTTATTACCGGCTACTCTAATAGCCGGTTAGGTGCACAAATTCCGGTACAAACTTATCCGAATTTAAGTTTTGATGCTATGACAATCGTTGGGAATCTTAATAAAATTAATGCTCAAAAGCTATCTGAATTCATGAGTACTGAACCACAAATTAGACTTTGGGATATACTACAAACGAAATTTAAAGCTAAAGCGCTGCAGGAAAAAGTTTATATCGAATACGACAAAGTAAAAGCAGATACATGGGATAGACGTAATATGCGTGTTGAATTTAATCCAAATAAACTTACACATGAAGAAATGATTTGGTTAAAACAAAACATCATCGACTATATGGAAGATGACGGTTTTACAAGATTAGACTTAGCCTTTGATTTTGAAGATGATTTAAGCGACTACTATGTAATGTCAGATAAAGCTTTGAAGAAGACTGTATTCTATGGAATTAATGGAATGCCTGAAACAAAATATTTCGGTGTAAGAGATAGTGATAGATTTATTAGAATTTATAATAAAAAGCAAGAGCGTAAAGATAATGCAGATGTTGAAGTTATGTCTAAGCATTTATGGCGTGTAGAAATTGAACTTAAAAGAAATATGGTTGATTATTGGAAAGATTGTTTTAATGATTTACATATTTTGAAACCAGATTATACGATGATTAATAAAACTTCTGAACGTCATACAGTTATGGCTTTACTGTTTGATGAGAGTGAATGGGGAAAATTAAATAGAAATACTAAATATAAATTTAAAAAGATTTTTAAAGAAATATCTCCAATTAATTTAACGGAATTAATGAAATCGACTTTAAGAGAAAATGAAAAACAATTACAAAAGCAAATAGAATTTTGGCAGACAAAAAGTAAGAAGCTATTTTAA